GGGCTGCAACTACCTCCTCGCCGTCGACACCGAGATGAACACCGTCGACGGCTACGCCATGTCCTCCTGGGACCGCGGCTACGGCGACTTCGCCCTGCACCCCGACCCCGCCACCCTGCGCCGCATCCCCTGGCACCCCGGCACCGCCCTGCTCCTCGCCGACCTCGCCTGGAACGACGGCTCGCCGGTCGACGCCGCCCCGCGCCAGATCCTGCGCCGCCAGCTGGAGCGGCTCGCCGCACTCGGCTACACCGCCCGGGTCGGCACCGAGCTGGAGTTCATCGTCTTCAAGGACAGCTACGAGGCCGCCTGGGACGCCGGTTACCGGGGCCTCACCCCGGCCAACCAGTACAACGTCGACTACTCCGTCCTCGGCACCGGCCGCATCGAGCCCCTGCTGCGCCGGCTGCGCAACGAGATGGCCGGCGCCGGCCTCACCGTCGAGTCCGCCAAGGGCGAGTGCAACCCCGGCCAGCACGAGATCGCCTTCCGCTACGACGAGGCCCTCGTCACCTGCGACCAGCACGCCCTGTACAAGACCGGAGCCAAGGAGATCGCCGCCCAGGAGGGCGTCTCGATCACCTTCATGGCCAAGTACAACGAGCGCGAGGGCAACTCCTGCCACATCCACCTCTCGCTCGCCGACGCCGACGGCGACAACGTCATGGCGGGGGACGGCGAGGGCGGGATGTCGGACGTCATGCGCCGGTTCCTCGCCGGGCAGCTCGCCGCGCTGCGCGACTTCTCGCTCCTGTACGCCCCGAACATCAACTCCTACAAGCGGTTCCAGCCGGGCTCCTTCGCCCCCACCGCCGTCGCCTGGGGCCACGACAACCGCACCTGCGCGCTCCGCGTCGTCGGCCACGGCCGCTCCCTGCGCTTCGAGAACCGCCTCCCCGGCGGCGACGTGAACCCGCACCTCGCCGTCGCCGGCCTGGTCGCGGCCGGCCTGTACGGCATCGAGCACAAGCTCGAACTCCCGGCCCCCTGCCCCGGCAACGCCTACACCGCCGGCTACGAGCACGTCCCGACCACCCTGCGCGAGGCCGCCGAGCTGTGGGAGAGCAGCCCCATCGCCAGGGCCGCCTTCGGCGACGAGGTCGTGGCCCACTACCGCAACATGGCGCGCGTCGAGCTCGCGGCCTTCGACGCCGCGGTCACCGACTGGGAGCTGCGCCGCTCCTTCGAACGCCTGTGAAAGGTCATCCCGTGACTGACCCGCACCAGCTCGTCGTCCTCAACCCCGCCACCGAGGAGGTCGTCGCCACCGTCCCGGCCGCGAGCGAGGAGGACGTGGCCGCCGCCGTCGTACGGGCCGTACGCGCCCAGACCGGCTGGGCCGCCCTCGCGCCCGCCGACCGGGCCCGGCTGCTGCGCCGCTTCGCCGACACCGTCGACGCGCACCTCGAGGAACTCGCCCGGCTGGAGGTCCGCGAGGCCGGCCACACGCTCGGCAACGCCCGCTGGGAGGCCGGCAACGCCCGCGATCTGCTGCTGTACGCGGCCGGCGGCGCCGAACGCCTCCTCGGCAAGCAGATCCCGGTGCCCGGCGGCTGGAACGTCACCTTCCAGGAGCCGCTCGGCGTCGTCGGGGTCATCGCCCCCTGGAACTTCCCCATGCCGATCGCCGCGTGGGGCTCCTTCCCGGCGCTCGCCGCCGGCAACGCGGTCGTCCTCAAACCCGCCGAGACCACCCCGCTCACCGCGCTCCGGCTCGCCGAACTCGCCCTGGAGGCAGGGCTGCCCGAGCACGTCTTCCAGGTGCTGCCCGGTCACGGCCACACCGCGGGACGCGCGCTCGTGGACCACCCGGACGTCGCCAAGATCGTGTTCACCGGGTCCACCCGCACCGGCCGCGAGGTCATGGAGCACTGCGCCCGCCTGGTCAAGCCGGTCACCCTCGAACTCGGCGGCAAGAGCCCCAACATCGTCTTCGCCGACGCCGATCTGCCCCGCGCCCTCGACCCGTTCTCCTTTCTGGACAACTCCGGCCAGGACTGCTGCGCCCGCACCCGCATCCTCGTGCAGGAGCCGGTGCTGGAAGAGGCCCGCGCGTTCCTCGCCGACGCCCTCGCCTCCGTCGTCGTGGGCGACCCGGCCGACGAGAAGACGCAGATGGGCCCGCTGATCTCCCGGCGGCAACTGGACCGGGTGCGGTCCTACGTCCCCGAGGACGCGCCCGCCCTGCGCGGCAGCGCCCCCGACGGCCCCGGCTTCTGGTTCCCGCCGACCGTCCTGACGGGGGAGCGGCACGACGGCCGGGCGGCCCGCGAGGAGATCTTCGGGCCGGTGGCCGTCCTCCTCCCCTTCACCGACGAGGCCGACGCGATCCGCCTCGCCAACGACACCCCCTACGGCCTCTCCGGCTCCCTGTGGACCCGGGACCTCGGCCGCGCCCTGCGCGTCTCCCAGGCCGTCCGCGCCGGCAACCTGTCCGTCAACTCCCACTCCAGCGTCCGCTACTGGACCCCGTTCGGCGGCTACAAGCAGTCCGGCCTCGGCCGCGAACTCGGCCCCGACGCCCTGACCGCCTTCACCGAGACCAAGAACGTCTTCATCAGCACGGAGGGCCCCGCACAGTGACCTCTCAGTCATCGGACATCATCTGCCGCCGCCTGACCGGCCGTACCGCCGTCGTCACCGGAGCCGGCAGCGGCATCGGCCTCGCCGCCGCCCGCCGGCTCGCCTCCGAGGGCGCGCACGTGGTCTGCGCGGACGTGGACGAGGTCCGCGGCAAGGCCGCCGCCGACGAGGCCGGCGGACTCTTCGTGAAGACGGACGTCACCGACCCCGAGCAGGTCGAGGCGCTGTTCAAGGCGGCGTACGACACCTACGGCAGCGTCGACGTCGCCTTCAACAACGCGGGGATCTCCCCGCCCGACGACGACTCCATCCTGGAGACCGGCCTGGAGGCCTGGAAGCGGGTCCAGGAGGTCAACCTCACCTCCGTGTACCTGTGCTGCAAGGCCGCCATCCCCTACATGCGGCGCCAGGGCAAGGGGTCCATCATCAACACCGCGTCCTTCGTGGCGCGGATGGGCGCGGCCACCTCGCAGATCTCCTACACGGCCTCCAAGGGCGGCGTCCTCGCCATGTCCCGCGAGCTGGGCGTGCAGTTCGCGCGGGAGGGGATCCGGGTGAACGCCCTGTGCCCGGGCCCGGTCAACACCCCGCTGCTGCAGGAGCTGTTCGCGAAGGACCCGGAGCGGGCGGCCCGCCGTCTCGTCCACATCCCGGTCGGGCGGTTCGCCGAGGCCGAGGAGATCGCCGCCGCCGTCGCCTTCCTGGCCAGCGACGACTCCTCCTTCGTCAACGCCACCGACTTCCTGGTGGACGGCGGCATCGCGGGCGCGTACGTCACGCCCCTGTAGGTCTCACAGGAAGGTGCGGCCCTCACCCCGGTAGGTGGGCACGGTCGCGGTCACCGCGTCCCCCTCGACCAGGTGCAGGGTGTCGAACCGCTCGCACAGCTCGCCCGCCTTGGCGTGCCGGAACCACACCTTGTCGCCGATCAGCAGATCGTCCGCGGGCGAGCCGAGCAGCGGCGTCTGCACCTCGCCGGGGCCCTCCTGGGGGTCGTACGCCAGGCCCTCCGGCAGGTACGGCACCGGCAGCCGGTCGGGTCCGGCGGCGCCGGAGGCCGGGTAGCCGCCGCCGAGCACGGTGACGACCCCGACCCCCGGCCGCCGTACGACGGGCAGGGCGAACAGGGCCGCCGGACGGCCGGTGAACGACGTGTAGTTGTCGAAGAGCCGGGGCACGTACAGCCCCGAACCGGCGGCTATCTCCGTCACCGCGTCCTCGGCGGCGGTGTGCTGCACGCTGCCCGTGCCGCCGCCGTTGACGAACTCCAGGTCCGGGACGACCGCCCGCACCGCGTGCACCACCGCGGCCCGCCGCTCGGCCAGTTCACGCCGGGCCGCGGCCTGCATCAGCCGGATCGCCCGGGACCGCAGCGGCCGCCCGGCCACCGCGTCCCCGACGCCCGCGATGTGTCCCTCGTACGCCATGATCCCCACCAGCCGGAAACCCGGCCGGCGGGCCACCGAGCGGGCCAGCTCGGCCAGTTGGGCGGGGGAGTGCAGGGGGCTGCGCCGCGCGCCGACCCGGACCCGGCCGCCGAGCAGCTTCAGCGAGGTGTCCAACTCCAGGCAGACCCGCACGACTTCCCGCCCGCCGTCCCGTGCGGCGTCGACGAGGTCGAGCTGCGCGGGGTCGTCGACCATCACGGTGACGGCGCCGGCGAGCTTGGGATCGGCGGCCAGTTCCGCGTAACCGGCCCGGTCGGCGGACGGATAGGCCAGCAGGATGTCGTCGAACCCGGAACGCGCCAGCCACAGCGACTCCGCCAGCGTGAACGACATGATCCCCTGGAAGCCGTCCCTGGCCAGAACCCGCTCCAGCAGGGCACGGCAGCGGACCGACTTGCTGGCGACCCGGACCGGCTTGCCCGCGGCCCGGCGGACGAGATCGGCCGCGTTGGCGTCGAAGGCGTCCAGGTCCACGATCGCGAGAGGGGCGTCGAGATGGGCGGTGGCCCGGTCGTAACGGGCCCGGTCGGCGGCGCGCGCAGTCATGACGGAAGCCTGCCAGACAGGATTACCGCAGGGTAGGGGGACGTTCCGGGCAGATGCCCCGGCACCCCGGACTGGTTCTGAATCCGGTCCGGACAACCCGTAGAGTGACGCGCACGTACGCGGAACGCGCCCGGCCGCTTCACCTGAACCGGGATGCCCGTCCCGCCGTACGGGTATGCGTGCCCGGGACGGACCTTCAGCGCCGGGCAGCACCGGGCGGCACAGCGGCCCGCGCACACGCAGGACGGCCCGGGCACGAGGAGAGGACGGCCCGGGGACGAGGAAACGGGGGGTGCATGACCACGGAAGCGCGCCACGCTCCCATCCCCCCACGCCCGTCCACTCCCCCCGCCGACCTCGACGACGAGCCCTCGGTCTTCACCCCCGGCCAGGGCCGCGCGCAGCGGAGTGGCGCCGTGCAGGAGGGGGACGCGTCCGAGGGCGGTACCGCCCAGCAGGGGCACGCGTCCGGAGGCGGTACCGCGCACGAGGGGCACGCGTCCGGAGGTGCCCCGGGCCGGGACCGTTCGCCTGCCGGCGGTTCCGCGGGACAGGGGACGCCTTCTGCCGGGTCGTCCGCGGGCCATGGCGCGGCTTCCGCCGCGGGGGCCGCGGACAAGGGCTCGCCCTCCGGCGGGCGGCCCGGGAGCGGCGGCGCGTCGGACGGGCAGGCCGCCGCGCGTGACGTCCGGACGCCCGGGGGCTCCGGTGCCGGACCCGCGCAGCAGGTCCGGCCCGGTGCGCCGCGGCCCGCCGTGCCGGCGGCCGGAGTGCCCGTGAGCCCGCCACCGCCGCCTGCCTCGGCCCGGTTCCCCGACGCTCCGCCGAGCACGGGGCGTGACGCGCACCGGCCCGGAAAGGATCCCCGGCGGCCCGGGGCCCCGGCGGAGACCCAGTCCGAGACGACGGCCCGGCTCCGCCCGATCACCACGCCGGAGACGAGCGCCACACCCGGCTCGGCCACCGCGTCCGGGTCTGCGGCCCGGCCCGGCTCCGTCACCGCGTCCCGGTCCTCGGCCGCACCTCGCCCCGACGCCCCCGCCCGGCCTTCGGCCCCGCCCCGCTCTGCCACCGCGTCCGGGTCCTCGGCCGGGCCCCGCCCCGCCACCCCCTCGGAGACCACCGCCCGGCTCCGTCCGGTGACCGACGCCCCCCAGGCGCGGCGCGGCGCGGCGGCCCCCGCTGCCGGGGCGGGCCGTACCGGGGCCGGTGTCGCGGGTGCGCAGGAGCGGGCGTGGAGTCCTCTCACGCCTGGTCACCCCGTAGGACCGCCGCCCGGATTCGCCGGGCCGGATCCGGCCCTGTCGTGGGGTGCCGGGGCGGCCGTACGGCCCGTGGTGTCGTTCGGGGAGCCGGAGGCCTTCAGCGAGCGGCCGGGGCACCGGGTGGCGCCCCGGACCGCCGTCGCCGCCGCCTGCCTCGTGCTCGGCCTCGGTCTCATCGGCGGTGCCGCCACCGGGAGTTGGCTCACCGGCGGCGGCGGGGACGCCACCGCCGGCGACCACTTCGCCACCGCCGGGGCGCTGTGGCACAGCGTGCCCGTCGACCAGCTCTTCCCGCCCACCGTCCAGGGCCCCGGCGCCGGCCCCGGCGGCGCCGACCGCACCTGGACCCGGATCGCCGTCGCCCCGGACGGCGGCTGCGCGCACGCCTTCGACCCGCTGCTGCAGAAGGTGCTCGCCCCCGTCGGCTGCCGGCGGCTCCTGCGCGCCACCTACACCGACGCCACCCAGAGCTATGTCACCACCGTCGGCCTGCTGTTCACCGAGGCCGATCCCGCCGCCATGTCCGCGCTCGCGCACCGCTTCCGCACCGAGCGCCTGGACCGGCGCGCCGACCTGATGCCACGGCCGTACGCGGCCGAGGGCACCGCCGCCGCCGGCTTCGGCGACCGGCAGCGGGCCTCCTGGACGATCTCCGTCCTCACCGACGCGCCCGTCGTCGTCTACGCCGTCTCCGGCTGGGCCGACGGCCGCGCCGCCGACGCGCCCCAGCCCGCCGCCGACGCCGTCGCCGACGGCGCCACCACCCCACCGGCCCAGGCCGGTCTCGGCAACGAGGCACAGGGCCTGGCCGACCGCATCGAACGGCGGCTGCGCCAGAACCTCGGCACGGCCACGGAGAAACCCTCATGAGGCGAACGAGGCCCTCGGTCCGCGGCCGCCGCACGGCCCGCGCCGGCGCCGCCCTGAGCCTGCTGCTCACCGGCGCCCTCACCCTGCTGCCCGCCGGCGCGGCCCACGCCGACGGCATCCGCGCCCAGCAGTGGGGCCTGTCCGCGCTGCACCTGGACCAGGCCTGGCGCGTCACCAAGGGCCGGGGCGTCACCGTCGCCGTCCTGGACACCGGCGTGGAGGCCGACCATCCGGACCTCGCCGGCAACGTCCTGCCCGCCAAGGACATGATCGGCTTCGGCGCCACGCAGGGCGACCGCGACTGGGCCCGGCACGGCACCGCCATGGCCGGCATCATCGCCGGGCACGGCCACGGCCCCGGCGGCGGCGCCGGTGTCATGGGCGTCGCCCCCGAGGCGAAGATCCTGCCCGTGCGGGTGATCCTGGAGGACAACGACCCCGCCCGCGCCCGGGCCCGCACCACCCGCGGCAACGCCCTCGCCGACGGCATCCGCTGGGCCGCCGACCACGGCGCCGACGTCATCAACCTCTCCCTCGGCGACGACTCGAACTCGGCGCACCCCGAGGCCGGCGAGGACGAGGCCGTGCAGTACGCCCTGAAGAAGGGGGTGGTCGTCGTCGCCTCCGCGGGCAACGGCGGCGACAAGGGCGACCACATCTCCTACCCGGCCGCCTATCCCGGCGTCATCGCGGCGACCGCCGTGGACCGCTACGGCACCCGCGCCTCCTTCTCGACCCGCCGCTGGTACGCGACGGTCAGCGCGCCCGGCGTCGACGTGGTCATCGCCGACCCGGACCACAAGTACTACGCGGGCTGGGGCACTTCGGCCGCCTCCGCCTTCGTCTCCGGCGCGGCGGCCCTGGTCAGGGCGGCCCACCCCGAGCTGACCCCGGCCCAGATCAAGAAGCTCCTGGAGGACACCGCACGGGACGCGCCGGCCGGCGGCCGGGACGACTCCCGCGGCTTCGGCATGATCGACCCGGCGGCGGCCCTGCGCGCGGCCGACCGGCTGAAGCCGCGGAGCCTGCGCGCGGCGGCGTACGGGAAGACGTACTTCGGCGACGGTCCGGACGCCCCCAAGGCCGCCTCCTCGACCGCCGACTGGGCGGGCCCCCTGGCCGGCGGCACCGGCGGGGTCCTGCTCGTGGCGGGCGTGGTGCTGTGGCGGGGGCGTCGGCAGACGGCCTGAGCGCGCCCGGTACGTACGCCACCGTCACCCACGGGTCCCCCGTCACGTGCCGGTGAACGCCGACACCGCCGCCTCGGCCGCCGCCTCCACCAGCGCGATGCCCCTCGCCTGGCTCTCGGTGCCCTCCGACAGCACCGCCACCAGATAGCCGGCGCCGTCCACCGTCACCCGCCCGATGCTGTTCACGTCCCACAGGCCCGTCGTACTGCGT
This genomic interval from Streptomyces sp. NBC_00557 contains the following:
- a CDS encoding aldehyde dehydrogenase family protein translates to MTDPHQLVVLNPATEEVVATVPAASEEDVAAAVVRAVRAQTGWAALAPADRARLLRRFADTVDAHLEELARLEVREAGHTLGNARWEAGNARDLLLYAAGGAERLLGKQIPVPGGWNVTFQEPLGVVGVIAPWNFPMPIAAWGSFPALAAGNAVVLKPAETTPLTALRLAELALEAGLPEHVFQVLPGHGHTAGRALVDHPDVAKIVFTGSTRTGREVMEHCARLVKPVTLELGGKSPNIVFADADLPRALDPFSFLDNSGQDCCARTRILVQEPVLEEARAFLADALASVVVGDPADEKTQMGPLISRRQLDRVRSYVPEDAPALRGSAPDGPGFWFPPTVLTGERHDGRAAREEIFGPVAVLLPFTDEADAIRLANDTPYGLSGSLWTRDLGRALRVSQAVRAGNLSVNSHSSVRYWTPFGGYKQSGLGRELGPDALTAFTETKNVFISTEGPAQ
- a CDS encoding glutamine synthetase family protein, yielding MADRTPPLSVEELHALVASGEIDTVVLAFPDMQGRLQGKRFAARFFLDEVLHHGTEGCNYLLAVDTEMNTVDGYAMSSWDRGYGDFALHPDPATLRRIPWHPGTALLLADLAWNDGSPVDAAPRQILRRQLERLAALGYTARVGTELEFIVFKDSYEAAWDAGYRGLTPANQYNVDYSVLGTGRIEPLLRRLRNEMAGAGLTVESAKGECNPGQHEIAFRYDEALVTCDQHALYKTGAKEIAAQEGVSITFMAKYNEREGNSCHIHLSLADADGDNVMAGDGEGGMSDVMRRFLAGQLAALRDFSLLYAPNINSYKRFQPGSFAPTAVAWGHDNRTCALRVVGHGRSLRFENRLPGGDVNPHLAVAGLVAAGLYGIEHKLELPAPCPGNAYTAGYEHVPTTLREAAELWESSPIARAAFGDEVVAHYRNMARVELAAFDAAVTDWELRRSFERL
- a CDS encoding amino acid deaminase/aldolase; its protein translation is MTARAADRARYDRATAHLDAPLAIVDLDAFDANAADLVRRAAGKPVRVASKSVRCRALLERVLARDGFQGIMSFTLAESLWLARSGFDDILLAYPSADRAGYAELAADPKLAGAVTVMVDDPAQLDLVDAARDGGREVVRVCLELDTSLKLLGGRVRVGARRSPLHSPAQLAELARSVARRPGFRLVGIMAYEGHIAGVGDAVAGRPLRSRAIRLMQAAARRELAERRAAVVHAVRAVVPDLEFVNGGGTGSVQHTAAEDAVTEIAAGSGLYVPRLFDNYTSFTGRPAALFALPVVRRPGVGVVTVLGGGYPASGAAGPDRLPVPYLPEGLAYDPQEGPGEVQTPLLGSPADDLLIGDKVWFRHAKAGELCERFDTLHLVEGDAVTATVPTYRGEGRTFL
- a CDS encoding 3-oxoacyl-ACP reductase, which encodes MTSQSSDIICRRLTGRTAVVTGAGSGIGLAAARRLASEGAHVVCADVDEVRGKAAADEAGGLFVKTDVTDPEQVEALFKAAYDTYGSVDVAFNNAGISPPDDDSILETGLEAWKRVQEVNLTSVYLCCKAAIPYMRRQGKGSIINTASFVARMGAATSQISYTASKGGVLAMSRELGVQFAREGIRVNALCPGPVNTPLLQELFAKDPERAARRLVHIPVGRFAEAEEIAAAVAFLASDDSSFVNATDFLVDGGIAGAYVTPL
- the mycP gene encoding type VII secretion-associated serine protease mycosin translates to MRRTRPSVRGRRTARAGAALSLLLTGALTLLPAGAAHADGIRAQQWGLSALHLDQAWRVTKGRGVTVAVLDTGVEADHPDLAGNVLPAKDMIGFGATQGDRDWARHGTAMAGIIAGHGHGPGGGAGVMGVAPEAKILPVRVILEDNDPARARARTTRGNALADGIRWAADHGADVINLSLGDDSNSAHPEAGEDEAVQYALKKGVVVVASAGNGGDKGDHISYPAAYPGVIAATAVDRYGTRASFSTRRWYATVSAPGVDVVIADPDHKYYAGWGTSAASAFVSGAAALVRAAHPELTPAQIKKLLEDTARDAPAGGRDDSRGFGMIDPAAALRAADRLKPRSLRAAAYGKTYFGDGPDAPKAASSTADWAGPLAGGTGGVLLVAGVVLWRGRRQTA